Genomic window (Candidatus Micrarchaeia archaeon):
ATAAACTGCGCAAAAGCGGAGTGGGCGCTGAAGTGGGAAGGAGGATGCGGGAGCTCAAGCGCAACTTCTCTTCCGAGGAGAAACTATTTTCTGAATTGTGCTTCTGCATCCTAACTGCAAATGAAAGGGCGGCGAAAGGAATTGAAATCCAGGAAAAAATAGGAAACGGATTCGCGGCATTTTCCGAAAATGAACTGCGGGATTTTTTGAAAAGAAATGGGTACAGGTTCTACAATGTGCGAGCCGGGTACATAGTGGAGGCGAGGAAGCATTATGGGAAATTGAAAAAGACGCTTGCGAAACTGGAACGCGAAGGCAGAACTGGAAACTTGATGTTGTGCGTGTCGCACAACAGACAGTCGGGTGCACTCGACTGGAAACTGAAAACCGAAGACAGGATGCGGGAATGGCTTGTTGAAAATGTGAAGGGGCTGGGATGGAAGGAAGCAAGCCATTTCCTGCGCAATGCCGGGTTCAACAACTGCGCGATACTGGACCGGCACATAATAAAAATCATGCGCGAGAACCGGATGATTAGGGAAGAGCCCAAAACCCTAAACAGGAGAAGATATATGGAGGCGGAAGCGAAACTCGAAGCTCTGTGCAGGGAACTCGGAATGGGGCAGGGCGAGCTGGATTTTTATCTGTGGTACCTTAAGACGGGTAAAGTGCTGAAATAAGCTGAATCGAAAACCGAAAGCTGGAAAAGCGCTGGTGATTGGATGCTCGGGATAATCGGCGGAACCGGAATATACTCTTTGGGGAAATTCGAGGAGAGGAGCGTGAACACCCCGTACGGGTTCGCCTCTGTGTGGGTCGGGAAAATCTCCGGGAGCGACTGCGCCTTCATACCCCGGCACGGGAAGGACCACCGCTATCCGCCGCACATGGTGAATTACAGGGCGAACATATGGGCGCTCAGGCAGCTGGACACGGCCATCGTGCTGGCGACATACGCGTGCGGGAGCATAGCGAAATTCAGGCCCGGGGATTTCGTGGCCGCCAGGGATTTCATAGGGTTCAACGCCCCGATAAGCTTTTACGAGGACTTCAGGGAAGGCATGAGGCACATGAACTTTTCCGAGCCGTACGCTGAGGAAGCGAGAGTGATGCTCTCCTCGGCTGCAAATGAATGCGGGATCGCGCTGAAGAAAGACGGGATAGTGGCGACCACGCGCGGGCCGAGATTCGAGACAAAGGCGGAGATAAGGGCGCTGGAGAGGATGGGCGCGAACCTAGTGAGCATGACCAACGCGTACGAA
Coding sequences:
- a CDS encoding N-glycosylase/DNA lyase, translated to KLRKSGVGAEVGRRMRELKRNFSSEEKLFSELCFCILTANERAAKGIEIQEKIGNGFAAFSENELRDFLKRNGYRFYNVRAGYIVEARKHYGKLKKTLAKLEREGRTGNLMLCVSHNRQSGALDWKLKTEDRMREWLVENVKGLGWKEASHFLRNAGFNNCAILDRHIIKIMRENRMIREEPKTLNRRRYMEAEAKLEALCRELGMGQGELDFYLWYLKTGKVLK
- a CDS encoding MTAP family purine nucleoside phosphorylase; the protein is MLGIIGGTGIYSLGKFEERSVNTPYGFASVWVGKISGSDCAFIPRHGKDHRYPPHMVNYRANIWALRQLDTAIVLATYACGSIAKFRPGDFVAARDFIGFNAPISFYEDFREGMRHMNFSEPYAEEARVMLSSAANECGIALKKDGIVATTRGPRFETKAEIRALERMGANLVSMTNAYEATLLHELEIPCAGLCIVTNYACGAEKHTPTHSEVIGMMAKKERNVNEIIREFARLV